One genomic segment of Paenibacillus xylanexedens includes these proteins:
- a CDS encoding beta-L-arabinofuranosidase domain-containing protein has translation MIDTKKGFLGPEHVDLLNGVFQTSQEVGERYLLSLDIDRFLAPCFEAHGLPARKERYAGWEARTISGHSLGHYLSALAVTYQATGNITLKERLDYAVTELARIQQTTGSGYIGGLSEEPFHMAFRAENIGGFNIGEYWVPWYSVHKIYRGLIDAYKLTGNGQALDVVTRFADWAVEGLLPMTEEQMQTMLQSEHGGMNEVFAHLYGITGKALYLEIANKFTHQLILRPLEHKQDDLQGRHANTQIPKVIGAAEIYNQDHTHESYRTAAEFFWNTTVHHRSYVFGATSISEHYEAKGMESLGIKTGESCCTHNMLHLTKQLFAWNHDSAYMDYYENAIYNHILGTQDPDTGNKTYFASTLQGHYKIYGTHDTAWWCCTGSGMENPGKYAEAIYFEDEQDLYVNLYIASQLDWTSQGISLKLETDFPYSEKVTLTITGGSASAHLRLRVPSWLQEPMTATVNRDTEHPYTRMEPGYLSIDRTWTTGDVITITLPMSLRQYTARDDSHKVAFLYGPIVLAGALGNEGLPEDTIVDETALNPKTAPVPVIWTEQDDVREWIKVVDADTLTFELSKDVTSTGEAVKLIPFYDVHHEFYTVYWPFNDEGDALEKELNDITIDRVQADGQQDEIGHQLDSNCRGEHHNGSTTDGRKKLHMWREAFGVSGAYFSYQLAVDRKATNYLCVAYWGGDHSAFKREGKLYDRQFAITVDGTLIGEQRIHMNKIGDVFYVTYDIPEAVTSGKNSVTVMFQAKGDNGCAGKVVEVRTTRSKRESIFS, from the coding sequence ATGATTGATACGAAAAAAGGATTTCTGGGACCGGAACATGTAGATCTGTTAAATGGTGTGTTCCAAACATCACAAGAGGTGGGGGAGCGGTACCTGTTATCGCTGGATATTGATCGATTCCTGGCTCCATGCTTCGAAGCTCATGGTTTACCTGCCCGAAAAGAGCGTTACGCGGGTTGGGAGGCACGTACCATCAGCGGACATTCCCTCGGACATTATCTGTCTGCCCTGGCTGTGACGTATCAGGCAACCGGGAATATCACGTTAAAAGAAAGACTGGATTATGCTGTCACCGAGCTGGCGAGAATCCAGCAGACCACGGGGAGTGGGTATATCGGTGGTTTGTCCGAAGAACCTTTCCACATGGCTTTTCGAGCAGAGAATATCGGTGGATTCAATATCGGTGAATACTGGGTTCCCTGGTACAGTGTGCACAAAATCTATCGCGGCCTGATTGATGCCTATAAACTCACTGGCAACGGACAGGCACTTGATGTCGTTACTCGATTTGCAGACTGGGCGGTTGAAGGTTTGCTCCCGATGACAGAAGAACAGATGCAGACGATGCTTCAAAGTGAACACGGGGGCATGAATGAAGTATTTGCACATTTGTATGGGATTACCGGCAAAGCCTTATATCTTGAGATCGCTAACAAGTTTACCCATCAATTGATCCTGAGACCCTTGGAGCACAAGCAGGACGATCTTCAAGGCAGACACGCCAATACGCAGATTCCCAAAGTGATCGGTGCAGCCGAAATCTATAACCAGGACCATACCCATGAGAGTTATCGGACAGCGGCAGAGTTTTTCTGGAATACCACGGTGCATCATCGTTCTTACGTATTTGGTGCGACGAGCATTTCGGAGCATTACGAAGCAAAGGGCATGGAGAGTCTTGGCATCAAAACAGGAGAGAGCTGCTGTACTCACAACATGTTGCACCTTACCAAGCAACTCTTCGCCTGGAATCACGATAGTGCCTACATGGACTATTATGAAAACGCCATCTATAATCACATCCTTGGCACGCAGGACCCGGATACGGGGAACAAAACGTATTTTGCATCAACGCTGCAAGGCCACTACAAAATCTATGGTACTCACGATACCGCTTGGTGGTGCTGTACAGGATCAGGCATGGAGAACCCGGGCAAATATGCCGAGGCGATCTATTTTGAAGATGAACAGGACCTGTACGTCAACCTGTATATCGCTTCCCAGCTGGATTGGACGTCTCAGGGAATATCCCTGAAGCTCGAAACCGACTTTCCTTATTCGGAAAAGGTGACCCTGACGATCACCGGAGGCAGCGCCTCGGCCCATCTAAGACTACGCGTACCCTCATGGCTGCAAGAGCCAATGACGGCAACAGTTAACAGGGATACGGAACATCCGTATACACGGATGGAACCCGGCTATCTTTCCATCGACCGCACATGGACAACGGGCGATGTCATCACCATCACACTGCCGATGTCACTCCGCCAGTACACTGCCCGGGATGATTCCCACAAAGTGGCATTCCTGTACGGCCCGATAGTACTCGCTGGTGCACTAGGAAACGAGGGTCTTCCGGAGGATACGATTGTGGATGAAACAGCTCTAAATCCCAAGACTGCACCTGTGCCTGTGATCTGGACGGAGCAGGATGATGTACGAGAGTGGATCAAGGTTGTGGATGCAGACACGTTAACATTTGAACTTAGCAAAGATGTTACTTCCACAGGCGAAGCCGTGAAGCTCATTCCGTTCTATGATGTGCATCACGAATTTTATACCGTGTACTGGCCGTTTAACGATGAAGGGGATGCGCTGGAGAAAGAGTTGAACGATATCACGATCGACAGGGTTCAAGCGGATGGTCAGCAGGATGAGATTGGACATCAACTAGATAGCAATTGCCGTGGGGAGCATCATAATGGTTCTACCACGGATGGCCGTAAGAAGTTGCATATGTGGCGAGAGGCTTTTGGCGTCAGTGGAGCTTACTTCAGTTACCAACTGGCGGTGGATCGTAAAGCAACCAATTATCTATGTGTGGCCTATTGGGGCGGAGATCATTCCGCGTTTAAACGGGAAGGTAAGTTATATGACAGACAATTCGCTATTACCGTGGATGGAACACTCATTGGCGAGCAGAGAATTCACATGAATAAAATTGGCGACGTGTTCTATGTGACCTACGATATTCCTGAGGCCGTAACATCAGGCAAAAACAGCGTTACAGTAATGTTCCAGGCGAAGGGAGACAATGGCTGTGCCGGGAAAGTTGTAGAGGTGCGCACCACGCGAAGTAAACGGGAATCCATCTTTTCATAA
- a CDS encoding Uma2 family endonuclease, whose protein sequence is MAKPDSKGTYNFQDWLTWEGAWELINGKAFNMSPAPTSLHQFIVGELHFSLRTFFQNRKCFVFVAPFDVYFSENEQYDLPDQVVQPDLSVVCSKDQISKSGCHGAPSLIIEVLSPSTALKDFNEKFNLYQKYGVNEYWIVDPGNQTVHVYTLEEGSYQTRHLYTEQETIQSVIYPELVIPLDSLFKFR, encoded by the coding sequence GTGGCAAAACCCGATAGTAAAGGTACTTATAACTTTCAGGATTGGTTAACTTGGGAGGGGGCATGGGAATTAATTAACGGCAAAGCTTTTAATATGTCCCCAGCACCCACTTCATTGCACCAGTTTATTGTGGGTGAGCTGCACTTCTCTTTACGGACTTTTTTTCAGAATCGGAAATGTTTTGTGTTTGTTGCCCCTTTTGATGTGTATTTTAGCGAAAATGAACAATATGACCTACCAGATCAAGTTGTACAGCCTGATTTATCGGTAGTGTGCTCCAAAGACCAGATATCCAAAAGTGGCTGTCACGGTGCGCCTTCTTTAATTATTGAGGTGTTATCACCTTCGACTGCGTTAAAGGATTTTAACGAAAAATTTAACTTGTATCAGAAATATGGTGTGAACGAATACTGGATTGTTGACCCCGGCAATCAAACCGTCCATGTGTACACGCTGGAGGAAGGCAGTTACCAGACCCGTCATCTGTATACAGAGCAGGAAACGATTCAATCAGTTATATATCCCGAACTGGTAATTCCGTTGGATTCGCTGTTCAAGTTCAGGTAG